GAACAATTGATCGCCGCTGGCCACGATGTCGTGCAGACCCGCGAACCCGGCGGCACGCCGGTCGGTGAGGCGTTGCGTGCCGTGGTGCTCGATGCGCAGTATCGTGGCATGTGTGCGCAGAGCGAATTGCTGCTGATGTTCGCCGCGCGCGCCGAGCTTGTGCGCAGCGTGATCGAACCTGCGCTGGCTGCCGGACAGTGGGTGCTGTCGGATCGTTTCACCGACGCGAGTTTTGCTTATCAAGGCGGCGGTCGCGGCCAGCCGCAGGAGCGCATTGCCGAGCTCGAAAACTGGGCCGCGAATGGTCTGCAACCCGACCTTACTTTGCTGCTGGATTTACCGGTCGAGCAAGGTCTTGCGCGCATGCGTGAGCGCGCTGCGGCAGATCGCATCGAACTCGAGGCCGTGACGTTTTTTGAGCGCGTGCGCGCGGCATATCGCGCCCGCGCGGCCGCTCAGCCGCAGCGTTTTCGTATGATTGATGCGAGCCAGTCGCTGGAAAAAGTTCTCGCGGCAACACGGACAACACTCGCAGAATTTTTGCAGTCGTCGTCGGTGGCATCGTCATGACTCTTCCGGTGTGGCAGCACGATGCCTGGCAGAATCTCATGCAGCGTTTGACGCGCGGCGCGCTGGCGCATGCGTTGCTGCTATCCGGTCCGGCGGGCCTCGGCAAACAGGTGTTTGCGTCGTCTTTCGCGCAATCGTTATTGTGCAGTTCGCGTGATACCGATGGGAGCGCGTGCGGCGAATGCAAGTCCTGTCGATTGATGGCGGCAGGATCGCATCCGGATTTTCTTCGCATCGGCGTGGAAGAAGAAAAATCGCAGATCAGCGTGGATCAGATTCGTACGCTCGGCGAGCGCCTGGCGTTGTCGACGCAATTCGGCGGTTACCAGATCGCGATCATCGCGCCGGCCGAGGACATGAACGCGAGTGCATCGAATGCCTTGTTGAAAACGCTGGAAGAACCGACCGCCGACAGCATCATCATTCTGGTCAGTCATCAGTCCGCACGACTGTCGGCGACAATCCGCAGCCGTTGTCAGCGCATCGATTTCCGCACGCCCTCGGCAGCCGTCGCGCAGGTCTGGCTGGAGCAGCAGGGCATCAGCACCGCACAGGCATCACTTGCGTTGCAAACCAGCGACAATAATCCGGGTCTCGCGCTCGAATGGCTGCGTGCCGGCACGCTGGAATTGCGCGAGCAAGTGGCTGGTGATTTGCGTGGACTGATCGCCGGGCGTAGCACCGCGCTGGAGGTGGCGAATCGCTGGAGCAAGGCCGATCCGGCGCAACGATTGTGGTTCGCCGCGCTGCTCTCGCGCGAGGAAGCCGGCGCGCATGTTTCAGGGCAAACCGGCCCGTTGGCCTTGAGCGCCACGGTGGATTTCGCCCGGTTGCCAGCCTGGTTTGATCAAGCCAATCGCGCGCGCGATTGGCTGCGTGGTCCGGTGCGACCGGAACTGACCTTGTTTGAAGTATTATCGGCGTGGTGTGGATTGGTTTCGTTGCGGAGGAAAGCGTAATGCAAAGTCATACGGGTACTGGCGGCACCGGATCTGGCGCTGCCGCACCGCGACAAGGCATTCTGTCGCTCGCGATCAAGGACAAGGGCGCGCTGTACAACGCCTACATGTCGTTCGTCAAAGGCGGTGGCCTGTTTGTGCCGACGGTAAAACGCTACGAACTTGGCGATGAAGTTTTCATCCTGCTCACACTCATGGAAGATCGCGATCGATTGCCGATCGCCGGCAAGGTGATCTGGATCACACCGAGCGGCGCGCAGGGCAATCGCACGGCCGGCATTGGTGTGCAGTTCAACGAATCCGCGGACGGCGACAGCGCGCGTACGAAGATCGAAAGCATCCTCGCTGGCGTTGTTTCATCCGAACGCCCGACGCATACGATGTAATGCGCATCCTCGTGCTT
The sequence above is drawn from the Pseudolysobacter antarcticus genome and encodes:
- the tmk gene encoding dTMP kinase encodes the protein MRGRLITLEGGEGAGKSTVLAAVREQLIAAGHDVVQTREPGGTPVGEALRAVVLDAQYRGMCAQSELLLMFAARAELVRSVIEPALAAGQWVLSDRFTDASFAYQGGGRGQPQERIAELENWAANGLQPDLTLLLDLPVEQGLARMRERAAADRIELEAVTFFERVRAAYRARAAAQPQRFRMIDASQSLEKVLAATRTTLAEFLQSSSVASS
- the holB gene encoding DNA polymerase III subunit delta', whose protein sequence is MTLPVWQHDAWQNLMQRLTRGALAHALLLSGPAGLGKQVFASSFAQSLLCSSRDTDGSACGECKSCRLMAAGSHPDFLRIGVEEEKSQISVDQIRTLGERLALSTQFGGYQIAIIAPAEDMNASASNALLKTLEEPTADSIIILVSHQSARLSATIRSRCQRIDFRTPSAAVAQVWLEQQGISTAQASLALQTSDNNPGLALEWLRAGTLELREQVAGDLRGLIAGRSTALEVANRWSKADPAQRLWFAALLSREEAGAHVSGQTGPLALSATVDFARLPAWFDQANRARDWLRGPVRPELTLFEVLSAWCGLVSLRRKA
- a CDS encoding PilZ domain-containing protein: MQSHTGTGGTGSGAAAPRQGILSLAIKDKGALYNAYMSFVKGGGLFVPTVKRYELGDEVFILLTLMEDRDRLPIAGKVIWITPSGAQGNRTAGIGVQFNESADGDSARTKIESILAGVVSSERPTHTM